A genomic region of Capnocytophaga canimorsus contains the following coding sequences:
- a CDS encoding MotA/TolQ/ExbB proton channel family protein: protein MKKMYSKLVLLAMLILNVTTVVAQEEQTKESFTQVLKTRFIEGGPEFMGVVLLCLILGLAVAIERIIYLNMATTNTKKLAADVEAALQSGGIEAAKEVCRNTRGPVASIYYQGLDRYHEGIDMAEKSVIAYGGVQMGQLEKNVSWVSLFIAIAPMLGFMGTVIGMIQAFDKISAAGGLDASLIAGDIKVALLTTVFGLIVAIILQVFYNYIIAKIDAIVNDMEDASITLIDMLSAYKR from the coding sequence ATGAAAAAAATGTATTCTAAGCTAGTACTTCTAGCAATGTTAATTTTAAATGTAACAACTGTTGTAGCTCAAGAAGAACAAACAAAAGAAAGTTTTACACAAGTATTGAAAACCCGTTTTATTGAGGGGGGACCTGAGTTTATGGGGGTTGTATTATTGTGTTTGATTTTAGGTTTAGCCGTTGCTATCGAGCGTATCATTTATTTGAATATGGCTACTACAAACACTAAAAAATTGGCTGCTGATGTTGAAGCTGCTTTACAATCAGGCGGTATTGAAGCTGCCAAAGAAGTTTGCCGTAACACCAGAGGACCTGTAGCTTCTATCTACTACCAAGGTTTAGATCGCTACCACGAAGGTATTGATATGGCTGAAAAATCAGTAATTGCTTATGGTGGGGTTCAGATGGGACAATTAGAGAAAAACGTTTCTTGGGTATCTTTGTTTATCGCTATCGCACCGATGCTTGGGTTTATGGGTACGGTAATTGGTATGATTCAAGCTTTCGACAAAATCAGTGCTGCAGGAGGTTTAGATGCGTCTTTGATTGCTGGAGACATTAAAGTAGCGTTGCTTACTACGGTGTTCGGTCTTATTGTAGCTATTATTCTTCAAGTATTTTACAACTACATCATTGCTAAAATTGATGCTATTGTAAACGATATGGAAGATGCTTCTATCACATTGATTGATATGCTTTCTGCCTACAAAAGATAA
- a CDS encoding ExbD/TolR family protein gives MAKRSIPEVNAGSMADIAFLLLIFFLVTTTIETNAGIMTKLPPKIDLKTPPPPVKERNVLEVVVNKNNQLLVDGQLMELKDVRKAAKEFLDNGADGSCAHCQGKKLVESSENPDKAVISLRNDRETSYKTYVAVQNELIAAYNELRERERVRLFPNEVSFMEMDAEYNAARTPKSRKNELEPKIKKLQELFPRKLIEAESKKN, from the coding sequence ATGGCAAAAAGATCAATACCCGAAGTAAATGCCGGTTCTATGGCTGACATTGCGTTTCTTCTGTTGATTTTCTTCTTAGTAACAACAACTATTGAAACCAATGCAGGTATTATGACCAAGTTGCCACCTAAAATTGATTTAAAAACTCCTCCACCTCCTGTTAAAGAAAGAAACGTTTTAGAGGTGGTTGTAAACAAGAACAATCAATTGTTGGTAGATGGTCAATTAATGGAACTGAAAGATGTTAGAAAAGCTGCCAAAGAGTTTTTGGATAACGGAGCCGATGGTTCTTGTGCGCATTGCCAAGGAAAAAAATTGGTAGAATCATCAGAAAACCCTGACAAAGCAGTAATTTCATTGCGTAATGACCGTGAAACTTCTTACAAAACGTATGTAGCTGTTCAAAATGAACTAATTGCTGCCTACAACGAGTTACGTGAGCGTGAGCGTGTGCGATTATTTCCTAACGAAGTATCCTTTATGGAAATGGATGCCGAATATAACGCGGCACGAACTCCAAAAAGCCGTAAGAATGAGTTAGAACCTAAAATTAAAAAGCTTCAAGAGCTTTTCCCAAGAAAACTTATTGAAGCTGAATCTAAGAAAAATTAA
- a CDS encoding ExbD/TolR family protein, with translation MPKFAKKKGSELPPVSTASLPDIVFMLLFFFMTVTEMKDSDLMVVNKVPSADQVQRLDKKDPVVYIYAGKPLPKYQDKYGTNAKIQVNDKFADVSEIAPFILQYKDGLRQELREQFITALKVDAETNMGLISDIKEKLQDVNALKLTYITKEGSAIEKK, from the coding sequence ATGCCTAAATTCGCAAAAAAGAAAGGTAGTGAGTTACCACCAGTTTCAACGGCATCTTTACCTGATATCGTATTTATGTTGCTGTTCTTCTTTATGACAGTAACTGAAATGAAGGATAGTGACCTAATGGTAGTCAATAAAGTTCCGTCAGCCGACCAAGTTCAAAGGTTAGACAAAAAAGACCCTGTTGTGTATATCTATGCTGGGAAGCCTCTTCCTAAGTATCAAGATAAGTACGGAACAAATGCTAAAATTCAGGTAAACGATAAATTTGCTGATGTTTCGGAAATAGCGCCATTCATCTTACAATACAAAGACGGATTACGCCAAGAACTGCGTGAGCAATTTATTACTGCATTAAAAGTTGACGCAGAAACCAATATGGGACTAATCAGTGACATTAAAGAAAAATTACAAGATGTAAATGCTCTTAAACTGACCTATATCACTAAAGAAGGTTCTGCAATAGAGAAAAAATAA
- a CDS encoding putative signal transducing protein, with protein MLETKLRKLFEGSIIEVQRLKSALEEAGIQPIVKDRSESGILAGFAGEIFMQAEVFVFEDQYAIAYEILKAIEENY; from the coding sequence ATGTTAGAGACTAAGTTGAGAAAACTTTTTGAAGGATCAATAATTGAGGTGCAACGATTGAAATCAGCTTTAGAGGAAGCGGGCATTCAGCCCATCGTAAAAGACCGTTCTGAATCTGGAATTCTAGCAGGATTTGCAGGAGAAATTTTTATGCAAGCCGAGGTCTTCGTCTTTGAAGACCAATATGCCATAGCCTATGAGATTTTAAAGGCAATTGAAGAAAACTATTAA
- a CDS encoding sodium-translocating pyrophosphatase — protein MEKYILYLPVILAVVGLVFMLSKAIWINKQATGNDKMQRISKSIQEGALAFLNAEYRILAIFVLVASVALFVVSRMVETSHWLIVVAFVFGAIFSALAGNIGMRIATKSNVRTTEAARTSLPKALKISFGGGTVMGLGVAGLAVLGLSLFFIIFINVFLEEKASFYHEMTVVLEALAGFSLGAESIALFARVGGGIYTKAADVGADLVGKVEAGIPEDDPRNPATIADNVGDNVGDVAGMGADLFGSYVATVLASMVLGNYIIKDMAEKNGAFSDNFGNMGPILLPLVIAGVGVIASIIGTFFVSIKNNEAKEKHVQQSLNIGNYVALALTLVACWFLIDLMLPQTIQMKFFGEGYREISRTNVFFATVVGLAVGLLISAFTEFYTALGKKPVLNIVKNSSTGAATNIIAGLATGMKSTFSSVLLFAVAIWGSYELAGFYGVAIAASAMMATTAMQLAIDAFGPIADNAGGVAEMSELPKEVRQRTDILDSVGNTTAAVGKGFAIASAALTALALFAAYVTFTGIDGINIFKADVLAALFIGGMIPVVFSALAMQSVGKAAMDMVNEVRRQFREIPGIMEGKATPEYGKCVEISTKAALREMMLPGAITIITPIIIGFVMGAEALGAYMAGVAVSGVLWAIFQNNAGGAWDNAKKSFEAGVEINGEMTYKGSDAHKAAVTGDTVGDPFKDTSGPSMNILIKLTCLVGLVIAPILGGHTTEAIAIEKQENTTSNQVIREHKRSLDDGLLDAYGNYKYDVGELSSLSLPSGVVLNVGVNSSEKKIVNLINDENFDMENLAIKTWITLDRTYFNPGSYELSYGSDKQMKNIVEILNAYPNIVIRIGGHTDSTGDEEQNLVLSHRRAESVKAKLIAFGANAEQLSSGGYGNRHPLCPENDTEECKAKNRRIDIRLVSK, from the coding sequence ATGGAAAAATACATCCTTTATTTACCTGTGATTTTAGCAGTTGTGGGCTTAGTTTTTATGCTCAGTAAAGCTATTTGGATTAACAAACAAGCTACTGGTAACGACAAAATGCAACGCATCTCAAAGAGTATTCAAGAAGGGGCTTTGGCTTTTTTGAATGCTGAATACCGCATCTTAGCTATTTTTGTGTTAGTTGCTTCGGTGGCTCTTTTTGTGGTTTCGCGTATGGTGGAAACCTCACATTGGCTTATTGTTGTGGCTTTTGTATTTGGAGCCATTTTCTCTGCATTAGCAGGAAATATAGGGATGCGAATTGCCACAAAATCAAATGTACGCACCACTGAAGCCGCTCGTACCAGTCTGCCTAAGGCACTTAAAATATCTTTTGGTGGAGGCACGGTTATGGGCTTAGGTGTAGCAGGCTTAGCTGTACTAGGCTTGAGCCTTTTTTTCATCATATTTATTAATGTCTTTTTAGAAGAAAAAGCAAGCTTTTACCACGAAATGACTGTGGTGTTAGAGGCTTTAGCAGGATTTTCGTTGGGAGCAGAGTCTATCGCTCTTTTTGCTCGTGTTGGTGGCGGAATCTACACTAAAGCAGCTGATGTTGGAGCAGATTTGGTAGGAAAAGTAGAGGCTGGTATTCCAGAAGACGACCCTAGAAATCCCGCTACTATTGCCGACAACGTGGGAGATAATGTAGGTGATGTTGCTGGTATGGGCGCTGACCTTTTCGGTTCGTATGTAGCTACCGTATTGGCTTCTATGGTGTTAGGAAACTATATTATCAAAGATATGGCTGAAAAAAATGGAGCTTTTTCAGACAACTTTGGAAATATGGGACCAATATTGCTTCCTCTGGTTATTGCTGGAGTTGGAGTTATCGCCTCTATCATCGGAACATTTTTTGTAAGTATTAAAAACAACGAAGCCAAAGAAAAACACGTACAACAGTCACTGAATATTGGTAACTACGTGGCATTGGCACTTACTTTGGTAGCTTGTTGGTTTTTAATTGATTTGATGCTCCCTCAAACCATTCAAATGAAATTTTTTGGTGAAGGATACCGTGAGATATCAAGAACCAATGTCTTTTTTGCTACTGTGGTTGGTTTAGCAGTGGGATTGCTAATTTCTGCGTTTACTGAATTTTATACAGCTTTGGGTAAAAAACCTGTGTTAAATATTGTTAAAAATTCATCTACTGGAGCTGCAACCAACATTATTGCTGGTTTGGCAACTGGGATGAAATCAACTTTCTCTTCAGTATTACTCTTTGCGGTAGCCATTTGGGGCTCTTACGAACTCGCTGGTTTTTACGGAGTAGCTATTGCTGCTTCGGCAATGATGGCAACTACAGCTATGCAATTGGCTATTGACGCTTTTGGTCCGATTGCCGATAACGCAGGAGGAGTTGCTGAAATGAGTGAACTTCCTAAAGAGGTGCGTCAGCGTACCGATATTTTGGATTCGGTAGGAAACACCACAGCTGCCGTAGGTAAAGGGTTTGCTATTGCTTCAGCTGCTCTTACCGCATTGGCTCTGTTTGCTGCCTATGTAACCTTTACAGGAATTGACGGAATCAATATTTTTAAAGCTGATGTTCTGGCAGCCCTTTTCATCGGAGGAATGATTCCTGTGGTATTTTCTGCCTTGGCTATGCAATCCGTAGGAAAGGCGGCTATGGATATGGTTAACGAAGTACGCCGTCAGTTCCGTGAAATTCCTGGTATTATGGAAGGAAAAGCGACCCCAGAATATGGCAAATGTGTTGAAATTTCTACTAAAGCCGCTCTTCGTGAAATGATGCTACCTGGAGCAATTACTATCATTACCCCTATCATCATCGGGTTTGTGATGGGTGCTGAAGCTTTAGGTGCTTATATGGCTGGAGTTGCCGTTTCAGGGGTACTTTGGGCAATTTTCCAAAACAATGCTGGTGGAGCTTGGGACAATGCTAAAAAATCTTTCGAGGCTGGAGTTGAAATCAATGGGGAGATGACTTACAAAGGTTCTGATGCTCACAAAGCTGCCGTAACTGGAGATACTGTGGGTGACCCTTTCAAAGATACTTCAGGTCCTTCAATGAATATTTTAATTAAATTGACTTGTTTAGTAGGTTTAGTGATTGCACCTATCTTGGGTGGTCATACAACAGAAGCTATAGCCATCGAAAAACAAGAAAATACAACATCAAATCAAGTAATTAGAGAACACAAAAGAAGTTTAGACGACGGTCTGCTTGATGCTTATGGTAACTACAAGTACGATGTAGGTGAACTTTCTTCATTGTCATTACCCAGCGGAGTAGTTTTAAATGTTGGAGTAAATTCTTCCGAGAAAAAAATCGTCAACTTAATTAACGACGAAAATTTTGATATGGAAAATTTAGCCATCAAAACTTGGATAACTTTAGACAGAACTTATTTTAATCCAGGAAGTTATGAACTTTCTTATGGATCAGACAAACAAATGAAAAATATCGTTGAAATCCTGAATGCTTATCCTAATATTGTTATCCGTATTGGAGGGCACACCGATAGTACTGGTGATGAAGAACAAAATTTGGTACTTTCACACCGAAGAGCCGAATCGGTTAAAGCAAAGCTAATTGCATTTGGAGCTAATGCTGAGCAACTTTCATCAGGAGGATACGGAAATAGACATCCGCTTTGCCCAGAAAACGACACTGAGGAGTGTAAAGCGAAAAATCGTCGTATTGACATCCGATTGGTTTCAAAATAA
- a CDS encoding serine hydrolase domain-containing protein, with amino-acid sequence MKSTFLLWLFSISILLGQEVNIQYIDSVFQKAYNEGKFSGHVVIAQENNIVYDTFFGKADYEKQLPFDKNSIFQAASVSKQFTAAAILILEQQGKLQLEDNVKKHLPEFPYSEVKIIHLLNHTSGMPDFQKTMIKDLDLSKTNGNQELLQLLKSGKYPQQWQAGSKWDYSDIAYCTAALIIERVSQTPFKTFMQQYIFNPAGMKNTTAEYYTDARLIKNKTICKGYEFDDQTKQRKIAYDQPHNTYVSGLAGFYGDGSVYTTGYDLLKWDAALHSEIILNQKSKEKLFTATQLNNGNYAEDLEYKYGLGWYIGKNQNVGTFYFHPGGQAGYCTKFIRCPQQKTAIAILSNISHIDFYSFTNIYNHIFK; translated from the coding sequence ATGAAAAGTACATTTTTGTTATGGTTGTTCTCAATTTCTATATTATTGGGACAAGAAGTTAATATTCAATATATTGATTCTGTTTTTCAAAAAGCCTATAATGAAGGAAAATTCAGTGGGCACGTTGTCATAGCTCAAGAAAACAACATTGTTTATGATACCTTTTTTGGAAAGGCTGATTACGAAAAGCAACTACCTTTTGACAAAAATTCTATTTTTCAAGCAGCGTCTGTTTCCAAACAATTTACAGCAGCTGCAATTTTGATTTTAGAACAACAAGGCAAGTTGCAATTGGAAGATAATGTCAAAAAACATCTACCCGAATTCCCTTACTCGGAAGTGAAAATAATTCATCTGCTTAATCACACCTCTGGAATGCCTGATTTCCAAAAAACAATGATTAAAGATTTGGATTTGAGCAAAACCAATGGAAATCAAGAACTTTTACAACTGCTCAAATCTGGAAAATACCCACAACAATGGCAAGCTGGAAGCAAATGGGATTATTCAGATATCGCCTACTGTACGGCTGCTCTCATCATTGAAAGAGTAAGCCAAACGCCTTTTAAAACCTTTATGCAACAATATATTTTCAATCCTGCTGGAATGAAAAATACCACTGCCGAGTATTATACTGACGCCCGTTTAATTAAAAACAAAACCATTTGTAAAGGGTATGAATTTGATGATCAAACAAAGCAACGAAAAATAGCCTATGATCAGCCTCATAATACTTATGTAAGCGGATTGGCTGGTTTTTATGGCGATGGTTCAGTTTATACCACAGGCTACGATTTGTTAAAATGGGATGCTGCACTTCATTCTGAAATTATTCTAAATCAGAAAAGTAAAGAAAAATTATTTACCGCAACCCAACTGAATAACGGTAATTATGCTGAAGATTTGGAATACAAATATGGTTTAGGATGGTACATCGGTAAAAACCAAAATGTAGGCACTTTTTATTTTCATCCAGGGGGACAAGCCGGATATTGTACCAAATTTATTCGCTGCCCCCAACAAAAAACCGCCATTGCGATACTTTCAAACATCTCACATATTGATTTTTATAGTTTTACCAATATTTATAATCATATTTTTAAGTAA
- a CDS encoding ATP-binding response regulator, producing MKTSNKKITIKVIVSYLFLGILSAIVALFIHQEIEKLAIQEEIYKDGQNNIFKISKILTSMYETESAGRIAVQSDNEDSFLLFTDKNNQLQQEIESFKADISSKEHHNLLDSVQNLLELKKQNIHELRILKNSDSSFVLIRSAILKLSSLEPSMGNFLLPTKTKSTNKKTVPTKKDRDTDIRSIIKKYKDVKLPPVRYQSQIDEAILQTRKLLSKMEEDVINHKTEHYEKTRLLWQNDLRISEKLKDLLHSFEKEIIHNTELLNIDRQKAFQRSRWILSIAFVIALLVMIVFSLVILNDFWKIQKYRVELERANLRSNNLLKSREQLISMVSHDLRTPLSTIVGYSELLRKNTSSEKDKNYIKHIQSASQFVTKLVDELLDYAKIEAGKITIEKVPVDLVEIVKEVAQNVRSTYPNKAIELILDFSESVKNTRFSSDAYRIKQVLYNIISNAYKFTEKGNIRVLVQAQVLEHSLHEISIAVTDTGIGIKKENQNAVFEEFNQENTSKNNGGYGLGLHICQKLAHLLKGKISLQSSEGVGSTFTFTFKAQKVTEKQKDKIWTSLKKAEEITIIIIDDDFSVLELIKEMLKQKNINVITFDNGKDALFAMKKLDFDMVITDIQLPEMNGFHFITIYNEMFDTPKIPILAITGRKDVPESYYTQNGFASVLLKPFHLDKFYEKLHHFFPKAFEHNMEKTKKNSTAFYKPQSLENFLGNDNESIKNILQLFLSDSQKNIEQLKSATETKDIRTIKALSHKMLSMFGQIQAEREVGILRQLEKSASTDFENINLKVNELEQLFTEECLPSITDYIKNLS from the coding sequence ATGAAAACTTCGAACAAAAAAATAACCATTAAAGTCATCGTTAGCTACCTATTTTTAGGGATTTTATCAGCTATTGTTGCTCTTTTTATTCATCAGGAAATTGAAAAATTAGCCATACAAGAGGAGATTTACAAAGACGGGCAGAATAACATATTTAAAATCAGTAAGATTTTAACCTCTATGTACGAAACGGAAAGCGCAGGAAGAATAGCTGTTCAGTCTGACAATGAAGATTCTTTCTTGCTTTTTACTGATAAAAATAACCAATTGCAGCAAGAAATAGAGTCATTTAAAGCCGATATTTCTTCAAAAGAACATCATAATTTACTGGATAGTGTACAAAATCTGTTAGAACTTAAAAAACAGAATATTCACGAATTACGAATTTTAAAAAACAGCGATAGTTCTTTCGTACTGATTCGGTCTGCTATTTTGAAACTTTCTAGTTTAGAGCCCTCTATGGGAAATTTCCTGCTTCCCACAAAAACAAAATCAACAAATAAAAAAACAGTTCCTACAAAAAAGGATAGAGATACAGATATTCGTTCTATCATCAAAAAATACAAAGATGTAAAACTTCCACCTGTAAGATACCAAAGCCAAATCGATGAAGCTATCTTACAGACACGTAAATTACTCTCCAAAATGGAAGAAGACGTAATCAACCACAAAACAGAACATTACGAAAAAACAAGGCTGCTTTGGCAAAACGATTTGCGTATATCCGAAAAACTAAAAGATTTATTACATAGCTTTGAAAAGGAAATCATACACAATACCGAATTGTTAAATATTGACCGTCAAAAGGCTTTCCAAAGAAGCCGATGGATACTTAGTATTGCTTTTGTGATTGCTTTATTGGTTATGATTGTTTTTTCATTGGTGATTTTGAACGATTTTTGGAAAATTCAAAAATATCGTGTTGAACTGGAAAGAGCCAACTTACGCTCCAATAATCTACTCAAAAGCAGGGAACAACTCATCTCGATGGTCAGTCACGATTTACGTACGCCTTTAAGCACCATTGTAGGATATTCCGAACTATTACGCAAGAACACCTCATCTGAAAAGGATAAAAATTATATAAAACACATTCAAAGTGCATCACAATTCGTGACTAAATTGGTAGATGAATTGCTTGATTATGCTAAAATTGAAGCAGGAAAAATAACCATTGAAAAGGTGCCTGTTGATCTTGTTGAAATTGTTAAAGAAGTGGCTCAAAATGTTCGTTCTACTTATCCGAACAAAGCCATAGAACTTATTTTGGATTTCTCGGAATCGGTGAAAAACACTCGGTTTTCAAGCGATGCCTATCGAATAAAGCAGGTGCTTTATAACATCATTTCAAACGCTTATAAATTCACCGAAAAAGGCAACATTAGGGTTTTGGTACAAGCCCAAGTTTTGGAACATTCGCTTCACGAGATTTCTATAGCTGTAACCGACACTGGTATTGGAATAAAAAAAGAAAATCAAAACGCTGTTTTTGAAGAATTTAACCAAGAAAATACCTCCAAAAACAATGGAGGTTACGGATTAGGGTTACACATTTGTCAAAAATTAGCTCACCTATTAAAAGGAAAAATATCACTACAAAGCAGTGAGGGCGTGGGAAGTACTTTTACATTTACTTTCAAAGCTCAAAAAGTTACTGAAAAACAGAAAGATAAGATTTGGACGTCTTTAAAAAAAGCGGAAGAAATTACTATAATTATTATTGATGATGATTTTTCAGTATTAGAATTGATAAAAGAAATGCTAAAGCAGAAAAATATCAATGTCATCACTTTTGATAATGGAAAAGATGCCCTTTTTGCAATGAAAAAACTTGATTTTGATATGGTAATCACTGATATTCAGCTTCCTGAAATGAATGGCTTCCATTTTATTACTATTTATAATGAAATGTTTGACACCCCAAAAATACCCATATTGGCAATTACAGGTAGAAAGGATGTCCCTGAGAGCTATTATACTCAAAACGGTTTTGCCTCTGTGCTGCTCAAACCCTTTCATTTAGACAAATTTTACGAAAAACTACATCATTTCTTCCCAAAAGCATTTGAACACAATATGGAAAAAACGAAAAAAAACAGTACAGCATTTTACAAACCGCAAAGTTTAGAAAACTTTTTAGGCAATGATAATGAATCTATTAAAAATATTTTACAACTTTTCCTTTCCGATTCACAAAAAAATATTGAACAGTTAAAGTCAGCTACCGAAACTAAGGATATTCGAACCATAAAAGCATTATCACATAAAATGCTTTCGATGTTTGGGCAAATCCAAGCTGAAAGAGAAGTTGGCATTTTACGTCAACTAGAAAAATCTGCTTCAACTGATTTTGAGAATATAAACTTAAAAGTCAACGAATTAGAACAGCTATTTACTGAAGAATGCTTACCATCGATTACTGATTATATCAAAAATTTAAGCTAA
- the guaB gene encoding IMP dehydrogenase, whose translation MKIHSKIVGEGLTYDDVLLIPNYSEVLPREVSITTQFSRNITLNVPIISAAMDTVTEADMAIAMAREGGIGVLHKNMTIEQQAAQIRKVKRAESGMIIDPVTLSLEAKVIDAKKCMAEHSIGGIPIVDAQGILKGIVTNRDLRFENNANRLITEVMTSENLVTAAEGTSMKDAEKILQKEKIEKLPVVDKNNKLVGLITFRDIAKLQQKSISNKDALGRLRVAAALGVTADAVERAEALVQAGVDAVIIDTAHGHTKGVVTVLKAVKAKFPNLDVVVGNIATPEAALYLAENGADAVKVGIGPGSICTTRVVAGVGFPQLSAVMEVASALKGKGIPVIADGGIRYTGDIVKAIAAGASCVMLGSLLAGIKESPGETIIFEGRKFKSYRGMGSVEAMKQGSKDRYFQDVEDDIKKLVPEGIVGRVPYKGELQESMHQFIGGLRAGMGYCGAKDIATLQEVGRFVRITASGIAESHPHNVTITKEAPNYSR comes from the coding sequence ATGAAAATTCACTCAAAAATAGTAGGAGAGGGGTTAACCTACGATGATGTTCTGCTTATACCTAATTATTCAGAAGTGCTTCCGCGAGAAGTGTCAATTACCACCCAATTTTCAAGAAACATTACCCTTAACGTGCCCATTATTTCGGCGGCTATGGATACCGTTACCGAAGCCGATATGGCAATTGCAATGGCTCGTGAAGGTGGCATTGGTGTGCTACATAAAAATATGACCATTGAGCAACAAGCAGCTCAAATCCGTAAAGTAAAAAGAGCAGAAAGTGGTATGATTATAGACCCTGTTACGCTCAGTTTGGAAGCTAAAGTCATTGATGCTAAAAAATGTATGGCGGAGCACAGCATCGGTGGAATCCCTATTGTTGATGCTCAAGGTATTTTGAAAGGAATTGTTACCAATCGTGATTTACGATTTGAAAATAATGCGAATCGTCTCATTACTGAGGTGATGACTTCTGAAAATTTGGTAACCGCTGCTGAAGGAACTTCAATGAAAGATGCTGAAAAAATCCTTCAGAAAGAAAAAATTGAGAAACTTCCCGTTGTTGATAAAAATAATAAGTTGGTAGGGCTCATTACCTTCCGTGATATTGCCAAATTACAGCAAAAATCGATTTCAAATAAAGATGCTTTGGGCAGATTGCGTGTAGCAGCTGCCTTAGGGGTTACTGCCGATGCCGTAGAACGAGCCGAAGCATTGGTACAAGCAGGAGTTGATGCCGTAATTATTGATACAGCTCACGGGCATACTAAAGGTGTGGTAACCGTTTTAAAAGCGGTTAAAGCAAAATTCCCGAATTTAGATGTAGTAGTAGGAAATATTGCTACCCCAGAAGCTGCTTTGTATTTAGCTGAAAATGGAGCAGATGCTGTAAAAGTAGGTATCGGACCAGGTTCTATTTGTACCACTCGAGTGGTGGCAGGGGTAGGCTTTCCGCAACTCTCAGCAGTTATGGAAGTGGCTTCCGCGTTGAAAGGGAAGGGTATTCCTGTGATTGCCGATGGAGGTATCCGTTATACGGGAGATATTGTTAAAGCCATTGCTGCTGGAGCCAGTTGTGTGATGTTGGGGTCTTTGTTGGCAGGGATTAAAGAATCGCCAGGGGAAACCATTATTTTTGAAGGGCGTAAATTCAAATCGTATCGAGGTATGGGTTCTGTTGAGGCGATGAAACAAGGTAGTAAAGACCGTTATTTTCAAGATGTTGAAGATGATATCAAGAAACTTGTTCCTGAGGGCATCGTAGGAAGAGTCCCTTACAAGGGAGAGCTACAAGAGAGTATGCATCAATTTATTGGCGGATTACGTGCAGGTATGGGGTACTGCGGCGCTAAAGACATCGCTACCTTGCAAGAAGTAGGGCGTTTTGTACGTATTACCGCAAGTGGAATTGCTGAAAGCCACCCACATAATGTAACCATTACCAAAGAAGCGCCTAACTATTCTAGGTAA
- a CDS encoding DUF4476 domain-containing protein, producing the protein MKSNVVYRWRFIPLLMLLPLFVQAQQIGGAGKLLQNEARRTFTPPIVSGQHPDYRWEMNYELGYAEVFIRIPERGRFTVQLGDQEMTSSTGMFRFFDVPVSNQKLTIFYGRNLIYRVTIYPKNETRLLLDFFSNGGLFLLDELELRTNQQNYYGNRWSDIWNQFYGKRIMKGNDFEQFFKNYCREPFDDDKMKYYQMLKGTTVFTTQQIGQLMEQLSFETNRLSLAKEATDEVVDPQNLYMLYDFFQFKSTADRFRDYLINKQQ; encoded by the coding sequence ATGAAAAGTAATGTTGTTTACCGATGGAGGTTTATTCCTCTTTTGATGTTGTTACCATTATTCGTTCAGGCTCAGCAGATAGGTGGCGCGGGTAAACTGCTTCAAAATGAAGCTCGTAGAACGTTTACTCCACCTATAGTTTCGGGTCAGCACCCAGATTATCGTTGGGAGATGAACTACGAATTGGGCTACGCCGAAGTGTTTATTCGTATTCCTGAAAGAGGTCGTTTTACCGTGCAATTGGGTGACCAAGAAATGACTTCAAGCACTGGAATGTTTCGCTTTTTTGATGTGCCCGTGTCAAACCAAAAATTAACTATTTTTTACGGAAGAAATTTGATTTATCGTGTAACGATATATCCTAAAAATGAAACTCGTTTGTTGCTTGATTTCTTTTCCAACGGTGGACTTTTTCTACTAGATGAGTTAGAATTACGCACTAATCAGCAAAATTATTACGGAAATCGTTGGAGCGACATTTGGAATCAGTTTTACGGAAAGAGAATAATGAAAGGCAATGATTTTGAGCAATTTTTTAAGAATTACTGCCGAGAACCTTTCGATGACGATAAAATGAAATATTACCAAATGCTTAAAGGAACAACTGTTTTCACAACACAGCAAATAGGGCAACTAATGGAACAACTTTCCTTTGAAACCAATCGTTTGTCTCTGGCAAAAGAAGCTACTGATGAGGTGGTTGACCCTCAAAATTTGTATATGTTGTACGATTTTTTTCAGTTCAAATCCACTGCGGACAGGTTCAGAGATTATCTGATAAATAAACAACAATAG